Below is a window of Brachyspira hampsonii DNA.
CAGGTGCTAGAAGACTTACTAATCTTGTAAATTATCAAAGAGAATTGGCTCAGAAATTATTGGCTAATCAGGTTGGTAAAAAAACATCTGTGATGATAGATGATATAGCAAAAGATAATATGCACTATTTATGCCGAAGTAAAGAAAACAGGATAATACTTGTAAAAAAAGATAAAGAACTTAATATGGGCGATATTTTTAATGCTGAAGTTACAGAGATAAAAAGCCATACATTGATAGGCAGCTTCATTGATTAATTCATAAAAAGGTTAATTTATGACTTATTTAGAGTACAGTTTCAATGATAATAAAAATAGGGCAGAGGCAAGAAAAACATTAGAAAATTTGATTCTTTCTATGTCTGAAAATCATTATAATAAAAATAATTTAGTTATAGAAAGAGAAGAAAACAAAAAACCTTATTTTAAAAATGAAAATAGTCTGTATTTTAATGGTACTCATACTTCGGATTTATTTGCCGCTGTTATGAGTAATGAATATAATGTTGGGATAGATGCCGAAAATATAAGGGATAGGGATTATTTTGCTATTGCAGAAGAATATTTTTATAAAAGTGAAATTGAATATCTTAAAAATACACATAAATTAGAGATAGATTTTTTTACTATATGGACAATTAAAGAAGCGTATGTAAAAATGCTTGGAAAAACTATTTTTGATATAAAAAATTCTATAGAGGTAGATTTGCTTGAGAGAGAAGTGAGAAATGCTGATAATTTATTTTTTGCTTCTTTTATACTTGATGACTCATATATAATAAGTGTATGTTTTGATACAAAAAATGATGTTGATTTGAATATTCAGGATTTTAATTTAAATATGTTATTTGCTTATCCTACATTGCCAAATATTAATATAAATATGTAATTTTGAATTTTATGACTATTGACTTTTTTTATTCTAAATTATACACTTATAGTACTTAGTGATGTTATTTATTAAAACTAAGGAGTATATTTATGCTTAATAGAATATTTATATTAGCAATATTATTTGCTTTTTCATTAGGCAATATTTTATTATCACAGGATATCTCTTTTAAAGTTACAGGTATATCCGGCATAGCCTTCATAGAAAAACCAGATATAAATAAATCATTGAGGGCTTTCAGAGGAAGTGAAGTACATAGTGAATATAGATTGAGAACATCAGCTGATACTCAAGTTGAGCTTACTTTAAGCAGAAGGGGAGATAAAATAGGTTCTATTGTAGTTCCTCAAAATACAATAATTCTTGTTAATAAACCTATTTCAAAAGATGATAATAGGGTTTCTTTGTCTCTTCTGGAAGGTTATATTAAAGTTAATATAAATAAAAATGCCGGAGCTTTAGTTGAAGTACATACGGCAACTACTAGTTCTGTGGTAAGGGGTACAAGTTTCGAGGTTGCTTTTGCAGAAGATGGTTCTACTATAGTTGTTCTTGATGAAGGTGCTATTGATGTTGTTACTGACAATGATAAAGAAGTTCTCAATCCTAAGAAGGCTTATGTAAATACAATAGATGATAAATCTAAAGTTGTAAGTCAAAGTTCTGACAGTGATCCTATAGTATTTTTGAATAGGGGAGAGGAGGCATCAAGAGAGGATTATATGTATACTATAGAAAATTTGATGTCTGCTATGGAAAATATACCATATAAAAATAATAATAATAACGATAATT
It encodes the following:
- a CDS encoding FecR family protein yields the protein MLNRIFILAILFAFSLGNILLSQDISFKVTGISGIAFIEKPDINKSLRAFRGSEVHSEYRLRTSADTQVELTLSRRGDKIGSIVVPQNTIILVNKPISKDDNRVSLSLLEGYIKVNINKNAGALVEVHTATTSSVVRGTSFEVAFAEDGSTIVVLDEGAIDVVTDNDKEVLNPKKAYVNTIDDKSKVVSQSSDSDPIVFLNRGEEASREDYMYTIENLMSAMENIPYKNNNNNDNFSSLVNVEEGENKINDIEMKHYRMIAANEGYYNTIIKLINLYPDKKNEMVQYARKSLALYAANQRAINKMGSSIIRTREKFDRIKKKFNDRMMSTAASK
- a CDS encoding 4'-phosphopantetheinyl transferase family protein — its product is MTYLEYSFNDNKNRAEARKTLENLILSMSENHYNKNNLVIEREENKKPYFKNENSLYFNGTHTSDLFAAVMSNEYNVGIDAENIRDRDYFAIAEEYFYKSEIEYLKNTHKLEIDFFTIWTIKEAYVKMLGKTIFDIKNSIEVDLLEREVRNADNLFFASFILDDSYIISVCFDTKNDVDLNIQDFNLNMLFAYPTLPNININM